Proteins from a single region of Rhodovibrio salinarum DSM 9154:
- a CDS encoding RrF2 family transcriptional regulator has translation MRLKNYTNYALRTLQMAALRAPALTRVDQVAAAHGVSRAHIMKIVHELGKAGYVETVRGRGGGFRLAWDPAGITVGEIVRLTEEPIELVECFNADTNSCPLIGICRLSTTLNDAIDAFLRILDSVTIAELAGNRGDLIDRLGSVADRPTETIG, from the coding sequence ATGCGGCTCAAGAATTACACCAACTACGCCCTACGCACGTTGCAGATGGCCGCCCTGCGTGCGCCCGCACTGACCCGGGTCGACCAAGTGGCGGCTGCGCACGGCGTTTCGCGAGCCCACATCATGAAGATCGTGCACGAACTCGGTAAAGCGGGCTACGTCGAAACAGTGCGCGGGCGCGGCGGTGGCTTCCGTCTAGCGTGGGATCCCGCCGGGATCACGGTTGGTGAGATTGTCCGCCTGACGGAAGAGCCGATCGAGCTGGTCGAATGCTTCAACGCCGATACCAATAGCTGTCCGTTGATCGGCATCTGCCGCCTGTCGACGACGCTGAATGATGCAATAGACGCTTTCTTACGGATCCTGGACAGCGTGACGATCGCCGAACTTGCCGGCAATAGAGGCGATCTGATCGACCGGCTTGGATCGGTCGCCGATCGGCCAACCGAAACTATCGGTTAG
- the petA gene encoding ubiquinol-cytochrome c reductase iron-sulfur subunit, which translates to MTSRSNDLQPAGPHSTGDDKQIGRRDFLLLATGTTAAVGAAAAAWPFIDQMNPSAAQMALASIEADLSPVQEGMAISVMWRKKPVFLRKRTQAEIEQARATDMDTLRDPEPDEARVKRPEWLIVVGVCTHLGCIPLGNKPSEPRGNWGGWFCACHGSHYDTSGRVRKGPAPSNLVVPPYEFVDNTTVKIG; encoded by the coding sequence ATGACATCTCGGTCGAACGACCTGCAGCCGGCCGGGCCCCACAGCACGGGCGACGACAAGCAGATAGGCCGGCGCGATTTCCTACTCCTCGCTACCGGCACGACGGCAGCGGTCGGTGCGGCGGCAGCGGCTTGGCCGTTCATCGACCAGATGAACCCGAGTGCGGCGCAGATGGCGCTTGCCAGCATCGAAGCCGACCTCTCGCCGGTCCAGGAAGGCATGGCGATTAGCGTAATGTGGCGCAAAAAGCCGGTATTCCTGCGCAAGCGGACGCAGGCGGAGATCGAACAGGCTCGCGCGACCGACATGGACACGCTGCGCGATCCGGAGCCGGACGAAGCGCGCGTCAAACGTCCGGAATGGCTGATCGTGGTCGGGGTCTGCACCCACCTGGGCTGCATCCCGCTTGGCAACAAGCCAAGCGAACCGCGCGGCAACTGGGGCGGCTGGTTCTGCGCCTGCCACGGCTCTCACTACGACACCTCGGGGCGCGTGAGGAAGGGCCCGGCCCCGAGCAACCTCGTGGTGCCGCCGTACGAATTCGTCGACAATACGACCGTGAAGATCGGCTGA
- a CDS encoding DUF2652 domain-containing protein produces the protein MSTFQSILTLIIVSGVALLAVWAVAAWRRRGGPAVPGRRITLRRQVPRGPGGTAPVGPARDTWLVMPDITGYTRFLHRNHFAEVHAQHLVTELLQALMAAAPPALTVAKVEGDAVLLFASTEGRGARSVEEVEQALAHVFQAFYRRRQDLIRSNLCRCATCRHIDELELKAVVHRGPVTNYRLGNFIELSGMAVIVVHRLLKNSIRHRRYVLVTDAAQAIIPSFAATGESVEERGPDIGAIGCRVYPFDLPDTSDGGVMRRSSGYAIRDTAGKIAAILRNRPQVSRHQTSDSRRAPDR, from the coding sequence ATGTCAACGTTCCAATCCATACTGACGCTCATCATCGTCTCTGGGGTGGCGCTGCTGGCCGTCTGGGCGGTCGCCGCGTGGCGCCGCCGCGGCGGTCCGGCGGTACCAGGCCGGCGGATTACGCTGAGACGGCAGGTTCCACGCGGTCCCGGCGGGACGGCGCCGGTCGGTCCCGCCCGGGATACCTGGCTGGTGATGCCGGATATCACTGGCTACACCCGCTTCTTGCATAGGAACCATTTCGCAGAGGTTCACGCCCAGCACCTGGTCACCGAACTGCTGCAAGCGCTGATGGCTGCGGCGCCGCCCGCTCTGACAGTTGCTAAGGTCGAAGGCGATGCCGTGTTGCTGTTCGCTTCGACAGAGGGGCGCGGCGCCCGCTCGGTCGAAGAGGTGGAGCAGGCGCTGGCGCACGTGTTCCAGGCATTCTACCGCCGCCGCCAAGATCTGATCCGCTCCAACCTGTGCCGGTGCGCGACGTGTCGGCACATCGACGAGCTTGAACTGAAGGCCGTCGTCCATCGTGGGCCAGTCACGAACTACAGACTGGGCAACTTCATCGAATTGTCCGGCATGGCCGTCATCGTCGTCCATCGGCTCCTAAAGAACTCGATCCGCCACCGGCGCTACGTGTTGGTGACGGATGCGGCCCAGGCGATTATCCCCTCGTTCGCCGCTACCGGAGAGAGCGTGGAGGAACGTGGGCCGGACATAGGCGCGATCGGCTGTCGAGTGTACCCCTTCGACTTGCCGGACACCTCCGACGGCGGCGTGATGCGACGGTCAAGCGGATACGCCATTCGCGACACCGCGGGGAAGATTGCGGCCATCCTGCGAAACCGTCCACAGGTATCGCGCCACCAAACCTCGGATTCGCGACGCGCACCGGACCGTTGA
- a CDS encoding dihydrolipoyl dehydrogenase translates to MMERRVDVAIIGAGTAGLFALRQVKRFTDSYVVIDGGQLGTTCARVGCMPSKVMIKTAEDYHHRHALAAEGIAGGDRLGIEAPEAMAYVQRMRDSFVEHVMGGPVSKLGDKLIRSHARFRAQGEIEVDGGVVRAERVIVATGSRPVLPRAWQAFGDRVITTDQVFEQSSLPQSMAVLGLGVIGLELGQALARLGVEVTGIDMLQRLGGLSDETVNETAVAAMRREFPVWLGEKAELAEGMDGRIRVTAGAKSVEVEQVLVAAGRKPNADRLGLDQLGVELDRRGVPTYDPETMKVPGEPIFIAGDANADLPLQHEARDEGQIAGYNAARGTEQRFRRRAPLAIVFSQPNVVTVGESWATLQHQDVLVGTCRFEGDQRSRIKHADSGIARIYADRRDGRLRGASMVAPDGEHLGHLFALAIQQGLTAADVLRMPFYHPTTEERVQDALREIANNTEQQLDQPVDLEFLDHDERQVRAAE, encoded by the coding sequence ATGATGGAACGTCGCGTCGACGTCGCGATCATCGGCGCCGGAACTGCTGGTCTTTTCGCCCTGCGGCAGGTCAAGCGCTTCACCGACAGCTATGTAGTCATCGATGGAGGGCAGCTTGGGACCACCTGCGCGCGCGTCGGCTGCATGCCCTCCAAGGTGATGATTAAGACGGCGGAGGACTATCACCATCGCCACGCCCTCGCAGCCGAGGGGATCGCGGGCGGCGACCGTCTCGGGATTGAGGCGCCCGAGGCGATGGCGTACGTCCAGCGGATGCGCGACAGCTTCGTTGAGCACGTAATGGGCGGCCCGGTCTCCAAACTGGGTGACAAGCTGATCCGCAGTCACGCCCGCTTTCGCGCGCAGGGTGAAATCGAGGTCGACGGCGGGGTCGTGCGCGCCGAGCGCGTAATCGTCGCCACCGGCTCCAGGCCGGTCTTGCCGCGGGCCTGGCAGGCGTTCGGCGACCGTGTGATCACCACCGACCAAGTCTTCGAGCAGTCCAGCCTGCCGCAGTCGATGGCCGTGCTGGGCCTCGGTGTGATCGGCCTAGAACTGGGCCAAGCGCTGGCGCGTCTCGGCGTCGAGGTCACCGGTATCGACATGCTGCAGCGCCTCGGGGGTCTGAGCGACGAAACGGTGAACGAGACAGCAGTCGCGGCAATGCGCCGTGAGTTCCCGGTCTGGCTCGGCGAGAAGGCCGAGCTGGCGGAAGGTATGGACGGGCGCATTCGCGTTACCGCTGGCGCGAAATCGGTCGAGGTGGAGCAGGTGCTGGTGGCCGCTGGGCGCAAGCCGAACGCGGATCGTCTTGGCCTGGACCAGCTCGGCGTCGAACTCGACCGCCGTGGCGTGCCCACCTACGACCCGGAGACGATGAAGGTTCCAGGCGAGCCGATCTTCATTGCCGGCGATGCCAACGCGGATCTGCCGCTGCAGCACGAGGCGCGCGATGAAGGTCAGATCGCTGGTTACAACGCCGCGCGCGGCACCGAGCAGCGCTTCCGCCGGCGCGCGCCGCTTGCGATCGTGTTCTCCCAGCCAAACGTGGTCACGGTCGGCGAGAGCTGGGCGACGCTGCAGCACCAGGACGTGTTGGTCGGCACCTGCCGTTTCGAGGGCGACCAACGCAGCCGTATCAAGCACGCCGACAGCGGAATCGCGCGGATTTATGCAGATCGGCGCGACGGCCGGCTGCGCGGCGCTTCCATGGTGGCGCCGGACGGCGAGCACCTTGGCCACCTGTTCGCGCTCGCGATCCAGCAGGGCCTGACCGCGGCGGACGTTTTGAGGATGCCCTTCTACCACCCGACGACCGAAGAGCGGGTGCAGGATGCCCTGCGCGAGATCGCCAACAACACCGAGCAACAACTCGATCAACCGGTGGACCTAGAGTTCTTGGACCACGACGAACGGCAGGTTCGTGCAGCCGAGTAG
- a CDS encoding NifB/NifX family molybdenum-iron cluster-binding protein: protein MYRIAVTSQNFRTITPHAGRTRRFLVYRGAPGGGAELIDQLDLPKEQALHDWGNKDGHPIFGMDVVLCGSCGHNFVAKLAKRGVDAVATNETDPEKAVRDYLLGQISHAEVHDHSC, encoded by the coding sequence ATGTACCGCATCGCCGTCACCAGCCAGAACTTCCGGACCATCACGCCGCACGCCGGGCGGACCCGGCGCTTTCTCGTCTATCGGGGCGCGCCGGGCGGCGGCGCCGAATTGATCGACCAGCTGGACCTGCCCAAGGAGCAGGCCCTGCACGACTGGGGCAACAAGGACGGCCACCCGATCTTCGGGATGGATGTCGTCCTGTGCGGCAGCTGCGGGCACAACTTCGTTGCCAAGCTGGCGAAGCGCGGCGTCGATGCCGTCGCGACCAACGAAACCGACCCCGAGAAAGCCGTTCGGGACTATCTGCTGGGACAGATCTCGCACGCCGAGGTGCACGACCACAGCTGTTGA
- a CDS encoding cytochrome c1 has translation MAEIRKLIAAAIAAAGLGLASGPAEAAETPALPEHTWQFEGVFGTFDRATVQRGLQVYNAVCSTCHGMKYVHFRNLEDIGYSEDEVEAIAAQYTVEDGPNDQGEMYERPAEPTDAFPFPYDNKQAAKNANNGAIPPDLSVITNARPGGPEYIRALLLGYEEAPQDANLQPGQYWNTYYPSHKISMPQMLVQGAVDYQDGTQATPEQMAHDVTAFLHWASNPHMEERKRLGLKVILFLIVLTALLYAVQRKIWADVEK, from the coding sequence ATGGCAGAGATACGTAAGCTGATCGCCGCCGCGATCGCCGCCGCCGGGCTTGGGCTCGCGTCTGGCCCGGCCGAGGCCGCCGAGACGCCGGCGCTGCCCGAACACACCTGGCAGTTCGAGGGCGTGTTCGGGACCTTCGACCGGGCCACCGTGCAGCGTGGCCTGCAGGTCTACAACGCCGTCTGTTCGACCTGCCACGGCATGAAGTATGTCCACTTCCGCAACCTCGAGGACATCGGCTACAGCGAAGACGAGGTCGAGGCGATCGCCGCGCAATACACGGTCGAGGACGGCCCGAACGACCAGGGCGAGATGTACGAGCGTCCGGCGGAGCCGACCGATGCCTTCCCCTTCCCCTACGACAACAAGCAAGCGGCGAAGAACGCCAACAACGGCGCCATCCCGCCGGACCTGTCGGTGATCACCAACGCCCGGCCGGGCGGGCCGGAGTACATCCGGGCCCTGCTGCTGGGCTACGAGGAGGCGCCGCAGGACGCCAACCTGCAGCCGGGGCAGTACTGGAACACGTACTACCCCAGCCACAAGATCAGCATGCCGCAGATGCTGGTCCAGGGCGCGGTCGACTATCAGGACGGCACCCAGGCCACGCCCGAGCAGATGGCCCATGACGTGACCGCCTTCCTGCACTGGGCCTCCAACCCGCACATGGAGGAGCGCAAGCGTCTGGGCCTGAAGGTGATCCTGTTCCTGATCGTGCTGACCGCCCTGCTGTACGCTGTGCAGCGCAAGATCTGGGCCGACGTCGAGAAATGA
- a CDS encoding cytochrome b, translated as MAADYQTPYKGVLGWLDDRLPVINFADQHLRFYPTPKNLTYAWNFGSLAGIILVIMIATGVVLAMHYTPHVDHAFGSIQKIMRDVNYGWLLRYIHMNGASFFFIVVYIHMFRGLYYGSYKQPREVLWGLGVIILLLMMATAFMGYTLPWGQMSFWGATVITNMFSAVPIFGDEVTRWLWGGFAVGNPTLQRFFSLHYLLPFLIVGAVLLHLVALHRYGSNNPTGIEPKGQQDQVPFHPYYTIKDLFGLGVFLIVFSVFLFYAPNYMGHADNYVPADPLVTPPHIVPEWYFLPFYTILRAVPDKLGGVVLMFGSVLILFALPWLDRSPVRSGRYRPIFKQFFWLLVLDVIVLGYVGAMPPSGIWPTIGQVATAYYFAYFLVILPLLGVFERPKPRPHSISKPVLSGSAQPAIAPASPAE; from the coding sequence ATGGCGGCTGACTACCAGACACCCTACAAGGGCGTGCTGGGCTGGCTCGACGACCGGCTTCCGGTCATCAACTTCGCCGACCAGCACCTGCGCTTCTATCCGACGCCGAAGAACCTGACCTACGCCTGGAACTTCGGATCGCTCGCCGGGATCATCCTGGTCATCATGATTGCGACCGGTGTGGTCCTGGCGATGCACTACACCCCGCACGTGGATCACGCGTTCGGCTCGATCCAGAAGATCATGCGCGACGTCAACTACGGTTGGCTGCTGCGCTACATCCACATGAACGGAGCCTCGTTCTTCTTCATCGTGGTCTACATCCACATGTTCCGGGGCCTGTACTACGGCTCCTACAAGCAACCGCGCGAGGTCTTGTGGGGCCTGGGCGTGATCATCCTGCTCTTGATGATGGCGACCGCCTTCATGGGCTACACCTTGCCCTGGGGCCAGATGAGCTTCTGGGGCGCGACGGTGATCACCAACATGTTCTCCGCCGTGCCGATTTTCGGGGACGAGGTCACGCGTTGGCTGTGGGGCGGTTTCGCCGTCGGCAACCCGACGCTGCAGCGCTTCTTCTCGCTGCACTACCTGCTGCCGTTCCTGATCGTGGGCGCGGTGCTGCTGCACCTAGTGGCGCTGCACCGCTACGGCTCCAACAACCCGACCGGCATCGAGCCCAAGGGCCAGCAGGACCAGGTGCCATTCCACCCCTATTACACGATCAAGGACCTGTTCGGTCTGGGCGTGTTCCTGATCGTCTTCTCGGTCTTCCTGTTCTACGCGCCGAACTACATGGGCCACGCGGACAACTACGTGCCCGCGGACCCGCTGGTGACGCCGCCGCACATCGTGCCGGAGTGGTACTTCCTGCCGTTCTACACGATCCTGCGCGCGGTGCCGGACAAGCTGGGCGGTGTGGTGCTGATGTTCGGCTCTGTGCTGATCCTATTCGCCCTGCCATGGCTCGACCGCAGCCCGGTGCGCTCCGGGCGCTATCGGCCGATCTTCAAGCAGTTCTTCTGGCTGCTGGTGCTGGACGTGATCGTGCTCGGCTACGTCGGTGCGATGCCGCCGAGCGGCATCTGGCCCACCATCGGGCAGGTCGCGACGGCGTACTACTTCGCCTACTTCCTGGTGATCCTGCCGCTCCTGGGCGTGTTCGAACGCCCCAAGCCGCGCCCGCACAGCATCTCCAAGCCGGTCCTGTCCGGCAGCGCGCAGCCCGCGATCGCCCCGGCCAGCCCAGCGGAATAG
- a CDS encoding cytochrome b/b6 domain-containing protein, translated as MRRRIRLFSPFEIAWHWSQSLLIIGMLATGFELHGTYRVLGYAEAATVHVTCAIALMVVWVFAIFWHVATGEWRQYVPTTDKLWAVLRFYAGGIFRGEPHPFRPSRRRKHNPLQLFAYLTFNAVISPAIWITGLIYLTYNLFGDVLPVPLAPVATVHIATAYATLVFLIGHVYMITTGETVFQHLKAMVTGYEAVETGPNARESCPVCDTESEPSDGRIRTRI; from the coding sequence ATGAGACGGCGGATCCGGCTGTTCAGCCCGTTCGAGATCGCCTGGCACTGGTCGCAGTCGCTGCTGATTATCGGCATGCTTGCGACCGGCTTCGAACTGCACGGCACCTACCGGGTGCTGGGCTACGCCGAGGCGGCGACCGTGCATGTGACCTGCGCCATCGCGCTGATGGTGGTCTGGGTGTTCGCGATCTTTTGGCACGTCGCCACCGGCGAATGGCGGCAGTACGTGCCCACCACGGACAAGCTGTGGGCGGTGCTGCGCTTCTACGCCGGCGGCATCTTCCGGGGCGAGCCGCATCCCTTCCGACCGAGCCGCCGGCGCAAGCACAATCCGCTGCAACTGTTTGCCTACCTGACGTTCAACGCGGTGATCTCGCCAGCGATCTGGATCACCGGGCTGATCTACCTGACCTATAATCTATTCGGCGACGTGCTGCCGGTGCCGCTCGCGCCGGTGGCCACGGTGCACATCGCAACCGCCTACGCCACCCTCGTGTTCCTGATCGGGCACGTCTACATGATCACGACCGGCGAGACGGTGTTCCAGCACCTGAAGGCGATGGTCACCGGCTACGAAGCGGTCGAGACCGGGCCCAACGCACGCGAAAGCTGCCCGGTCTGCGACACTGAGTCCGAACCCTCGGACGGTCGCATCCGCACTCGGATATAG
- a CDS encoding tetrathionate reductase family octaheme c-type cytochrome, giving the protein MPPRRTRRIRLAGLAISLLAAAATLPQVASAKDGQQPAPTPARDVSTADHSKFEALQGDFDSGREVTRACLECHTEAGHQVRQSIHWTWDYTNPDTGQQLGKRHVLNNFCTNVRTNEPRCTSCHTGYGWEDASFDFSDDTRVDCLVCHDTTGTYHKAPKDAGRVLETATTVHGKTLTPPDLGKVARNVGPPDVASCGSCHFNGGGGDGSKHGDLDSSLIDAPRSLDVHMSPEGGDMACQDCHVASGHELAGGRYDMTARDMHGTGKPGIRRQAATCESCHGVDVHDDGSYVARTLNQHSDRVACQTCHIPEIARGGVQTKTWWDWSKAGRLAEDGSRIHETNADGRISYWTRWGEIEWREDYIPSYAWFDGDMRYTEATDKIDPESVVAINSFAGGPEDSDARIWPFKIMRGKQPYDAKRDRLVLMQLFGQDDTAYWKNLEWEPAIETAMAAEGLPFSGEVGFVETKMYWPITHMVAPADQAVGCADCHSQDSRLTGLDSFYIAGRDAPAWLDRIGWLAVLATFAGVLGHASLRAFFRYRRRAR; this is encoded by the coding sequence ATGCCCCCGCGCCGAACCCGCCGGATCCGTCTTGCCGGTCTTGCGATCTCACTGCTCGCGGCCGCGGCCACGCTGCCGCAGGTCGCCTCGGCAAAAGACGGGCAGCAGCCCGCGCCAACGCCAGCGCGGGACGTCTCGACGGCCGATCACAGCAAGTTCGAAGCGCTGCAGGGTGATTTCGACAGCGGCCGCGAGGTCACCCGGGCGTGCTTGGAGTGCCACACCGAGGCCGGGCATCAGGTCCGCCAGTCAATCCACTGGACCTGGGACTACACCAACCCGGACACCGGCCAACAGCTCGGCAAGCGGCACGTGCTGAACAACTTCTGCACCAATGTGCGCACCAACGAGCCGCGCTGCACCTCCTGCCACACCGGCTACGGCTGGGAGGACGCGTCGTTCGACTTCTCCGACGACACCCGGGTCGACTGTCTGGTCTGCCACGACACCACCGGCACCTACCATAAGGCGCCCAAGGACGCGGGCCGGGTGCTGGAGACCGCCACCACAGTGCACGGCAAGACGCTGACGCCGCCCGACCTTGGCAAGGTCGCACGCAACGTCGGCCCGCCGGACGTCGCCAGCTGCGGCAGCTGCCACTTCAACGGCGGCGGCGGCGACGGCTCCAAGCACGGCGACCTGGATTCCTCCCTGATCGACGCGCCCAGATCGCTCGACGTGCACATGAGCCCCGAGGGCGGGGACATGGCCTGCCAGGACTGCCACGTCGCCAGCGGCCACGAGCTGGCCGGCGGGCGCTACGACATGACCGCGCGTGACATGCACGGCACCGGTAAGCCGGGTATACGCCGGCAGGCTGCGACCTGCGAATCCTGCCACGGTGTCGACGTTCACGACGACGGCAGCTACGTCGCGCGCACGCTCAACCAGCACAGCGACCGGGTCGCCTGCCAGACCTGCCACATCCCCGAAATCGCCCGCGGCGGTGTACAGACCAAGACCTGGTGGGACTGGTCGAAGGCCGGCCGGCTGGCCGAGGACGGCAGCCGCATCCACGAGACCAACGCCGACGGACGGATCAGCTACTGGACCCGCTGGGGAGAGATCGAATGGCGGGAGGATTACATCCCGTCCTACGCCTGGTTCGACGGCGACATGCGCTACACCGAAGCCACGGACAAGATCGATCCCGAGAGCGTGGTCGCGATCAACAGCTTCGCGGGCGGACCGGAGGATTCCGACGCACGGATCTGGCCGTTCAAGATCATGCGCGGCAAGCAGCCCTACGACGCCAAGCGCGATCGGCTGGTGCTGATGCAGCTGTTCGGCCAGGACGACACTGCCTACTGGAAGAACCTGGAATGGGAGCCGGCGATCGAGACCGCGATGGCGGCCGAGGGTTTGCCGTTTTCCGGCGAGGTCGGCTTCGTCGAGACCAAGATGTACTGGCCGATCACCCACATGGTCGCGCCCGCCGACCAGGCGGTCGGCTGCGCCGACTGCCACAGCCAGGACAGCCGGCTGACCGGACTGGACAGCTTCTACATTGCCGGGCGCGACGCCCCGGCGTGGCTGGACCGGATCGGCTGGCTGGCGGTGCTGGCGACGTTCGCGGGCGTACTCGGCCACGCGTCACTTAGGGCTTTCTTCCGCTACCGGAGGCGTGCGCGATGA
- a CDS encoding SLAC1 anion channel family protein: MAQSLAERPEPCWIRSRWIAQLPVPLFAVTMGHAGLGLAWRSAHATFGVPLAVAQALMAFAAGAFALVALVYALKVVACPGGVAADFRHPVMMNFFPAISIGLLLLAVGALPHDRQLAEELWIAGALLHLALAVTIIGRWIRRNTEIQHVSPAWFIPVVGNIVVPIAGVPLGYETVSWFFFSVGLTFWVPLFTIVLYRLIFHDPLPPQIAPLLFILIAPPAAGFLAYMQLNGGTLDVLAYLLAASALFIALVLAGIAGLFLRLPFALSWWAFTFPAAALSCAMTEVHALLPGPATQAVALAALVFATAIIALVTVRTLAALVTGQLF; the protein is encoded by the coding sequence ATGGCGCAGTCGTTGGCAGAGCGGCCCGAACCGTGCTGGATCCGCAGCCGCTGGATCGCGCAGCTGCCCGTACCGCTGTTCGCAGTGACCATGGGCCATGCCGGCTTGGGGCTGGCGTGGCGCAGCGCGCACGCGACCTTCGGCGTGCCGCTCGCGGTTGCGCAGGCGCTGATGGCGTTCGCCGCTGGCGCGTTTGCCCTGGTCGCCCTGGTCTACGCGCTCAAGGTGGTAGCTTGTCCGGGCGGCGTAGCCGCCGACTTCCGCCATCCGGTGATGATGAACTTCTTCCCGGCGATTTCGATCGGCCTGCTCCTGCTCGCCGTCGGCGCGCTGCCGCACGACCGACAGCTGGCGGAGGAGCTTTGGATCGCCGGCGCGCTCCTGCACCTTGCCCTGGCGGTAACGATTATCGGCCGCTGGATACGCCGGAACACCGAAATCCAGCACGTCAGCCCCGCCTGGTTCATCCCGGTCGTGGGCAATATCGTGGTGCCGATCGCGGGTGTGCCGCTCGGCTACGAGACGGTGTCGTGGTTCTTCTTCTCGGTCGGCCTGACCTTCTGGGTTCCGCTGTTCACCATCGTGCTCTACCGCCTTATCTTCCACGATCCGCTGCCGCCGCAGATCGCGCCGCTGCTGTTCATCCTGATCGCCCCGCCGGCGGCCGGCTTCCTCGCCTATATGCAGTTGAACGGCGGCACGCTCGACGTCCTGGCCTATCTGTTGGCCGCGAGCGCGCTGTTCATTGCTCTTGTTCTGGCCGGAATCGCGGGCCTGTTCCTGCGCCTGCCGTTCGCTTTGTCGTGGTGGGCCTTCACCTTCCCGGCGGCTGCGCTGTCCTGCGCGATGACGGAGGTACACGCGCTGCTGCCCGGGCCCGCGACGCAAGCGGTGGCTCTCGCCGCGTTGGTCTTCGCCACTGCAATCATCGCGTTGGTGACGGTGCGCACGCTGGCGGCGCTGGTCACAGGCCAGCTGTTTTAG
- a CDS encoding class II glutamine amidotransferase: MCELLAMASRYPATLTSSLERFARRGGEAGPHADGWGVTFYDGYDVRRLREPEPAARSPWVPFVRSQQRPTRLALAHIRKATVGDCMLANTQPFVRELGGRMHVFTHNGDLDAIDRRWRGDLDRHLPIGTTDSEIAFCALMDRLAPLWIAGLRDGHTAPSVAARQSAVEAFARDLRAFGPANFLYADGELLFAHGHERRQHDDEIAPPGLVSLTRTCNPNDGKLVRTEACPPGGCQEVTLISSVPLTDEAWRPLAAGEVMTLQFASAAEEPALRHG, encoded by the coding sequence ATGTGCGAGTTGCTGGCCATGGCCAGCCGTTATCCCGCGACCCTGACCTCGTCGCTTGAGCGTTTCGCGCGTCGCGGCGGCGAGGCGGGGCCGCACGCTGACGGCTGGGGTGTGACCTTCTACGACGGCTACGACGTACGCAGGCTACGCGAGCCAGAACCGGCGGCGCGGAGCCCTTGGGTCCCGTTCGTGCGCAGCCAGCAGCGCCCGACCCGTCTCGCCCTCGCGCACATCCGTAAGGCGACGGTGGGCGACTGCATGCTGGCCAATACGCAGCCGTTCGTCCGGGAACTGGGCGGGCGGATGCACGTGTTCACCCACAACGGCGATCTGGACGCAATCGACCGCCGCTGGCGCGGCGACCTGGACCGCCATTTGCCAATCGGTACGACCGATTCCGAGATCGCCTTCTGCGCCTTGATGGACCGTTTGGCGCCGTTGTGGATCGCGGGGCTCCGCGACGGTCACACGGCGCCGAGCGTCGCAGCACGGCAGTCGGCTGTCGAAGCTTTCGCCCGCGACCTGCGCGCCTTCGGCCCCGCCAACTTCCTCTACGCGGACGGCGAACTGCTGTTCGCCCATGGCCACGAACGCCGGCAGCACGACGACGAGATCGCGCCGCCAGGACTGGTCAGCCTGACGCGGACCTGCAATCCCAACGACGGCAAGCTAGTGCGCACCGAGGCCTGCCCGCCCGGCGGCTGCCAGGAGGTCACGCTGATCTCCAGCGTGCCGCTCACGGACGAGGCATGGCGCCCGCTCGCCGCCGGCGAGGTGATGACGCTGCAGTTCGCCAGCGCAGCGGAAGAGCCCGCGCTGAGACACGGCTGA
- a CDS encoding YgaP family membrane protein, producing MSIDRIVLLFAGIVVLASLALSQVHDPAWLWLTAFVGANLAQASLTGFCPLAIIVKKLGATPGKAFS from the coding sequence ATGTCGATCGACCGGATCGTTCTCCTGTTTGCCGGCATCGTGGTATTGGCAAGCCTGGCGCTGTCGCAGGTCCACGATCCCGCTTGGTTGTGGCTGACCGCGTTCGTCGGCGCCAACCTGGCGCAGGCGTCGCTGACCGGCTTCTGCCCGCTGGCGATCATCGTGAAGAAGCTGGGCGCCACTCCGGGCAAGGCGTTCAGCTAA